A stretch of bacterium DNA encodes these proteins:
- a CDS encoding acylphosphatase, protein MADQSNPAALHATVSGMVQGVFYRRFVLQEATGLGLCGRVRNLFDGRVEVEAEGDRQKLEQLVRRLHKGPHGAQVTEVATEWSEHRGEHRDFRVDYS, encoded by the coding sequence GTGGCAGACCAATCGAACCCCGCGGCGCTGCATGCGACGGTTTCCGGCATGGTCCAAGGCGTGTTCTACCGGAGGTTTGTCCTTCAAGAGGCAACTGGACTTGGCTTGTGCGGACGCGTGCGGAACCTGTTCGATGGACGGGTTGAAGTCGAGGCCGAGGGTGATAGGCAGAAGTTGGAGCAGCTTGTCAGGCGGCTGCACAAGGGTCCGCATGGTGCGCAGGTAACCGAAGTGGCGACAGAGTGGAGTGAGCATCGGGGCGAACACAGAGATTTCCGGGTAGACTACAGCTAG
- the serS gene encoding serine--tRNA ligase gives MDIRLIRENPDEARRILALRRSPLSIDRILELDTERRRLSQDRDEARHRQKQVSESVGLAKKEKRECAAEMAEARELSDRVKKLDTDVARIEAEQTELARQLPNIVHQSVTAEEETVAQWGELPKFEFKPLAHWDLGEALGVIDLEAATRLAGSRFVVFRGQGALLERALINYFLDTNTRRHGYLEVSPPVLANAATLEATGQLPHLETEMYKTQDDLYLVPTAEPQLVSYHRGQTLQESQLPIKYVAYTTSFRREAGSYGKDVRGMIRIHQFDKVENVRLVHPSVCYEALEEMRGESESLLRDLGLPYRVKRLASWDMAFQSAKTYDLEAWAAGQERWLEVSSISACEDYQTKRGGIRVKGRDGKTFFPHALNGSALALPRVFVAILENNQQADGTVVVPEVLRPYMHGLERIS, from the coding sequence ATGGACATCAGACTGATTCGCGAGAACCCGGACGAGGCGCGGCGGATCCTCGCTCTGCGTCGAAGCCCGCTCAGCATTGACCGGATACTCGAACTCGACACCGAGCGTCGCCGGTTGTCGCAGGACCGTGACGAGGCGCGACACCGGCAGAAGCAGGTCTCCGAGTCAGTGGGGCTGGCCAAGAAGGAGAAGCGCGAGTGCGCAGCCGAGATGGCAGAGGCGCGTGAATTGTCCGACCGGGTGAAGAAGCTGGACACAGACGTCGCTCGCATCGAGGCTGAGCAAACTGAGCTGGCCCGGCAGCTGCCGAATATCGTCCATCAGTCAGTCACGGCCGAAGAGGAGACCGTGGCGCAATGGGGTGAGTTGCCCAAGTTCGAGTTCAAGCCGCTTGCGCACTGGGACCTTGGCGAGGCCCTGGGTGTCATCGACCTTGAGGCGGCAACCCGGCTGGCCGGGTCCCGTTTCGTCGTTTTCAGGGGGCAGGGCGCGCTGCTCGAACGGGCGCTCATCAACTACTTCCTCGACACCAACACGAGACGGCACGGCTATCTTGAAGTCTCGCCGCCCGTGCTTGCCAATGCCGCCACGCTCGAGGCGACCGGGCAACTGCCGCACCTTGAGACTGAGATGTACAAGACCCAGGACGACCTGTACCTGGTACCGACTGCGGAGCCCCAACTCGTGAGCTACCATCGAGGGCAGACATTGCAGGAGTCGCAACTGCCCATCAAGTACGTGGCGTACACGACCAGTTTCCGGCGCGAAGCCGGCTCGTACGGCAAAGACGTGCGGGGCATGATTCGGATCCACCAGTTTGACAAGGTCGAGAACGTCAGACTGGTCCACCCTAGTGTCTGCTACGAGGCACTCGAAGAGATGCGAGGAGAGTCAGAGAGTCTGCTGCGCGACCTCGGATTACCCTATCGGGTGAAGCGGCTTGCATCATGGGATATGGCTTTCCAGTCGGCCAAAACCTATGACCTTGAAGCGTGGGCGGCAGGCCAGGAACGCTGGCTTGAGGTATCGTCGATTTCAGCCTGCGAGGACTACCAGACCAAACGTGGCGGCATCCGGGTGAAGGGCAGAGACGGCAAGACATTCTTTCCGCACGCGCTCAACGGTTCAGCACTCGCTCTGCCGCGTGTGTTCGTTGCGATACTGGAGAACAACCAGCAGGCCGACGGTACGGTTGTGGTTCCCGAGGTCTTGAGGCCGTACATGCACGGCCTCGAACGAATCAGCTAA
- a CDS encoding riboflavin synthase, which produces MVETVGRVEQALGHGSNRVFKIEAAFAGELKLGESVAVNGCCLTVTRADKQSFEVEAVATTLAATTLGRLKTGDEVNLERALQAGDRIGGHFVQGHVDEVGKVRRIERHSGYWTLAIETDRRAARPLVEKGSVCLDGISLTVASLRLGEFAVNIIPHTWENTNLKQRRPGDKVNIEYDLLVKAVRHNAGTGSKEWTSD; this is translated from the coding sequence TTGGTTGAGACGGTTGGCCGGGTCGAGCAGGCCTTGGGCCATGGGAGTAACCGCGTGTTCAAGATTGAGGCCGCGTTCGCCGGCGAGCTGAAGCTGGGTGAAAGCGTGGCGGTCAACGGCTGCTGCCTGACAGTGACCAGGGCTGATAAGCAGAGCTTCGAGGTCGAGGCAGTGGCTACGACGCTCGCCGCGACCACACTGGGCAGACTGAAGACCGGAGATGAGGTGAACCTGGAACGAGCGCTGCAGGCAGGAGACAGAATCGGCGGCCACTTCGTGCAGGGGCACGTGGACGAGGTCGGGAAGGTCCGTCGCATCGAGCGGCATTCAGGCTACTGGACACTGGCCATAGAGACTGACCGTCGTGCCGCGCGTCCGCTGGTCGAGAAGGGCTCGGTCTGCCTTGATGGAATCAGCCTGACCGTTGCTTCCCTGCGGCTCGGCGAGTTTGCGGTCAACATCATCCCCCATACGTGGGAGAACACCAACCTGAAACAGCGCCGCCCCGGCGACAAGGTCAACATCGAATACGACCTGCTGGTCAAAGCCGTTCGACATAATGCAGGGACAGGGAGCAAGGAATGGACATCAGACTGA
- the ribD gene encoding bifunctional diaminohydroxyphosphoribosylaminopyrimidine deaminase/5-amino-6-(5-phosphoribosylamino)uracil reductase RibD encodes MREAAFMAEALDLARRGRGRVSPNPMVGAVLVRDGRVVGRGWHRRFGGPHAEVEAIADAGKRAQGTTLYVTMEPCCFQGKTPACTNAVQLAGIRRVVAATLDPNPRVNGKGMRCLRDCGIRTSVGLMANEARRLNEGYFTFLRKHRPFVILKVAATLDGMVADCSGRSQWITGPRARAFGHELRLGADAIVVGLNTIVADNPRLTYRVSPPKQLVRVVLDSKLAIPLTSRLFREPGPVLVFTSSRDALRAERFWARDVDVMRVGKDKDGLLRWPEVLAELHRRELQTVLVEGGAAVASSALDAGVVDKMYLFQSPKILGPGRSFSQRVAPRPLKRAIELERVEHRCIGSDFLTVGYVHRVG; translated from the coding sequence GTGAGAGAAGCAGCGTTCATGGCCGAGGCGCTGGACCTTGCCAGGCGAGGGCGCGGCAGGGTCTCGCCCAACCCGATGGTCGGCGCCGTTCTCGTAAGGGATGGCCGGGTAGTAGGTCGCGGCTGGCACCGACGCTTCGGCGGTCCGCACGCCGAAGTCGAGGCTATTGCCGATGCCGGCAAGCGGGCCCAAGGAACGACCCTGTATGTAACAATGGAGCCGTGCTGCTTTCAGGGCAAGACCCCGGCCTGCACCAACGCAGTTCAACTGGCCGGAATCAGGCGCGTCGTTGCCGCCACCCTGGACCCGAACCCGCGGGTCAATGGCAAAGGCATGCGTTGCCTGCGTGATTGCGGCATCAGGACATCGGTCGGCCTCATGGCGAACGAGGCGCGGCGGTTGAACGAAGGCTATTTCACCTTTCTGCGTAAGCACCGGCCGTTCGTCATCTTGAAAGTCGCCGCCACATTGGACGGCATGGTCGCCGATTGCAGCGGTCGTTCGCAGTGGATTACCGGACCGCGGGCCCGCGCTTTCGGTCACGAGTTGCGGCTCGGCGCGGATGCGATAGTCGTCGGCCTCAACACCATCGTTGCGGACAACCCGCGCCTGACCTACCGCGTGAGCCCGCCCAAACAACTGGTGCGCGTGGTTCTGGACTCAAAGCTGGCCATCCCTCTGACGAGCCGGCTCTTCCGGGAGCCGGGGCCGGTTCTCGTCTTCACGTCCAGCCGTGATGCGCTGAGAGCCGAACGTTTCTGGGCGAGGGATGTCGACGTGATGCGCGTCGGCAAGGACAAGGACGGGTTGCTGAGATGGCCCGAAGTGCTGGCCGAGTTGCACCGCCGAGAATTGCAGACCGTGCTTGTTGAAGGCGGCGCTGCCGTGGCATCGTCGGCGTTGGATGCAGGTGTAGTGGACAAGATGTACTTGTTCCAGTCACCGAAGATACTGGGCCCGGGCAGATCATTCAGCCAGCGCGTTGCCCCGCGTCCACTCAAACGGGCCATCGAACTCGAGCGGGTCGAGCACCGTTGCATCGGCTCGGACTTCCTCACCGTAGGTTATGTTCACCGGGTTGGTTGA